GTCTTAACTCAGGAATTTTATTGTACGCGCGCCTGCCACTCGTGCTCACCAAGTTTAAGCCTTAACCGATCACCAGCCTGTAATATGCCAACACCACTTGGCGTGCCAGTCATGATGACATCGCCCGCTTGTAGACTAAAGGCACGGCTAATCTCAGCGAGTAACTCATACACTGGAAATAGCATTAACGCACTATCGCCATCTTGTTTAAGCTGATCATTAATAGTTAACTGAAAGCTAACTTTGCGAAAGTCGCCAAACGCTTGCGGGTCGATCCATTCAGCCAATACACAAGCGCCGTCAAAACACTTCGCACGCTCCCAAGGTTGGCCTTTTTCTTTCAGCTGACTTTGTAAGTCGCGCAAGGTTAAATCCAACCCTAGAGTCACCCCACCAATCGCTTGCTGTGCCTGCTCAATATTGGCATTATTCAAATCAGCTGATAACTGAATGCACAACTCCACTTCATAGTGAGTATCACCGTGTATTGTTGAATCTGGACGGACAATACTATTAGCAACTGAGTCCTTACCAACAAAAACCACAGATGAGGCTGGTTTCATAAATAATATTGGTGAGGTTGGTACCTCATTACCCAATTCATGAGCGTGCGCAGCATAATTACGACCAACACAGACCACTTTACCAATAACTGCACGCTTGTCATAACTAGCAGTAGCTTTGACCTCATTCTCTTCGGCGGCGTTTACTACAGGACTAGGTAACGATTGGCTCATGCTAAGCTCTCATAATAAATTTATGGGTATTAGTAATAAAGACAGCAAGACTTGATAACATGCCCTAGGTAATAGTATGGGTGGTCACATCTGGTGGCACGTAAGTCATATAGCGATTCATTCTTTTTTCAAACATTCTAAAGCTGAATAAAATGACCCATGACAATAGCAAATAAACGATACCGGCCGCGAAGAACAGCTCCATCAAGGTATAAGTACGCGCACTGATAGTACGCGCCACACCAGTGATGTCCATCAGAGCGATAGTCGAGGCTAGAGCACTACCTTTGAGCATAAAGATCACTTCATTACTATAAGCAGGAATCACAATACCAAAGGCGCGAGGTAAAGTAATCCGTGTGAGCTTCTGCCATTTTGACATACCAATAGCGTCGGCAGCTTCGAGCTCACCAACTGGGATGGTTTGAATGGCGCCGCGGATAATCTCCGCTAAGTAAGCGCTAGTATTCAGAGTAAAGGCAATGATTGCACACCAATAAGCCTGACTGAGCACCGGTTCCCATAAGAATGAGTTACGAACGGCTTCAAACTGCCCAAGTCCGTAATAAATCAAAAATATCTGTACTAGCAGCGGCGTGCCTCGGAAAAAGAAGATATAAAGAAACGGTAAGATCTGTACTAGCCAGCTTTTAGACAAACGCAATTGCGCTAAAATCAAGCCAAAAAATAGCCCAATAATGCCGGAGATGACTACCAGCTGTACGGTCAATACTGCACCGCCTAGTAAGTCTGGGATATGATCAAAAATAACCTGCCAATTCCAATCCATGAGACTCTCCCTACCCTATGGTCGATTGACGGTTGGTTGATTGACGGCTCAGCTTTTTGGCATAGCGCGCTGCTGGATTGGCGCGCCATTCAAGCCACATCATAAAGCCAGTAATGATCATCGTCAGGCCTAAGTAAATAACAGCCGCTGCCATATAAAAGGTAAACGGCTGCTGAGTTGACTGCGCGGCGCGCGATGACTGGTACATAATATCTTTGAGACCGATTACTGATACTAGGGCGGTGTCTTTAAGCAGCACTAAAAACAAGTTACCCAAACCCGGCAAAGCAATTGTCCAAACTTGCGGCAAAGTAATGCGATAAAAAGTCTGCAAAGGACGCATCCCAATGGCTTGTGCCGCTTCACTTTGACCAACCGGAATCTCTTGGATCGACATTCGAAGTATTTCAGTCGCATAAGCACCGAAAGCAATCGATAATGCCATTACCCCACCCCAAAAGGCACTGATCTCGACGTAATTATTATAGCCGAACTTTTTGAGGATGCTCATCAGCAAGATAGAGCCACCGTAATAGATAAACAGCACTAATAGCAATTCAGGAATACCACGCATGGTCGCCGTGTATACAGTCGCAATCTTACGTAGCAACCAAACATTAGACAGCTTGGCAGTGGCACCCAGTAACCCCAAAGCCATACCTATAATTAAGCTGGTCACGGCAAGTTGGATGGTAACGGTAGCGCCGCTCAGTAATAGCGCGCCAAATCCTTGTAAATCAAACACAATGGTCCACTCGATCTCTTTATATTAGCAAGTTAGCGAAATATCAAATAGCAGAATCAGTATTAATAATTTAGCACCGTCTATATAGCGCTGCATATTACCCCTGGGTGTTAGAGCCACGTGTATACTGCCGGTAATTCACGCGGTAACTGATTCGACAAAAATGAGCGCTGATTTTATCATAATCATGCTCAACTATGTTAACGCTTGCACGCAAAAGCTCAGCTTAAAGAGACCCTTATGCTATTAAAAACCACAAAAACCACTTAGATTCGGCAGGATTGGATGGTCAGTTTTGTAACAAAAAAAGGATATCGCTTAGATAGCGATATCCTTTGGTCTGATCATCGGTCTATTTAATAGTCGCTGCTACTGCAAAACCGTGTCTGTGGCAGGGGCTTCATGA
The sequence above is a segment of the Psychrobacter sp. PL19 genome. Coding sequences within it:
- a CDS encoding fumarylacetoacetate hydrolase family protein → MSQSLPSPVVNAAEENEVKATASYDKRAVIGKVVCVGRNYAAHAHELGNEVPTSPILFMKPASSVVFVGKDSVANSIVRPDSTIHGDTHYEVELCIQLSADLNNANIEQAQQAIGGVTLGLDLTLRDLQSQLKEKGQPWERAKCFDGACVLAEWIDPQAFGDFRKVSFQLTINDQLKQDGDSALMLFPVYELLAEISRAFSLQAGDVIMTGTPSGVGILQAGDRLRLKLGEHEWQARVQ
- a CDS encoding ABC transporter permease codes for the protein MDWNWQVIFDHIPDLLGGAVLTVQLVVISGIIGLFFGLILAQLRLSKSWLVQILPFLYIFFFRGTPLLVQIFLIYYGLGQFEAVRNSFLWEPVLSQAYWCAIIAFTLNTSAYLAEIIRGAIQTIPVGELEAADAIGMSKWQKLTRITLPRAFGIVIPAYSNEVIFMLKGSALASTIALMDITGVARTISARTYTLMELFFAAGIVYLLLSWVILFSFRMFEKRMNRYMTYVPPDVTTHTIT
- a CDS encoding ABC transporter permease; protein product: MFDLQGFGALLLSGATVTIQLAVTSLIIGMALGLLGATAKLSNVWLLRKIATVYTATMRGIPELLLVLFIYYGGSILLMSILKKFGYNNYVEISAFWGGVMALSIAFGAYATEILRMSIQEIPVGQSEAAQAIGMRPLQTFYRITLPQVWTIALPGLGNLFLVLLKDTALVSVIGLKDIMYQSSRAAQSTQQPFTFYMAAAVIYLGLTMIITGFMMWLEWRANPAARYAKKLSRQSTNRQSTIG